A single region of the Streptomyces sp. ITFR-16 genome encodes:
- a CDS encoding ATP-binding protein — protein MPRTRASASPLFVPRKTTRGEQRAARAGFTEARRQARLAGNPPKHRAEQTLDPDLRPTYPLAGRPGPASARGGKLALPAHRMTTATASGAYPFVAEGGLGAEGVFIGRDVHAEAAFCFDPFSLYNSGRVEGFTNPNAVLAGIIGMGKSALAKSIATRSIAHGYRIYIPCDPKGEWTGVSQALGGYSIALGPGLPGRLNPLDAPARPASVSEEDWFTEVRKRRLLLLASLARTVLKRDLLPMEHTALDLALDLVVADAAARGTVPLLGEIAHVLGSPERLDQALGHQAGHLGSAAQDLAHALRRLVHGDLSGMFDAPSTVSFDPTTPMLSIDLSRLGGSGDDTALVLAMTCASAWMESALSDPDGGRRWVIYDEAWRLMRHVGLLERMQSQWKLSRGLGIANLMVIHRLSDLLSAGDAGSRGRVLAEGLLADCSTRIIYRQEPDQLAAAASLLGLTGVETQAVSALTKGRGLWKVAGRSFITQHILHPAERELFDTDARMAA, from the coding sequence ATGCCCCGTACCCGCGCCAGCGCCTCCCCTCTGTTCGTGCCCCGTAAGACGACGCGCGGCGAGCAGCGGGCCGCCCGAGCCGGTTTCACCGAAGCCCGCCGCCAGGCGCGCCTCGCCGGAAACCCGCCCAAGCACCGCGCCGAGCAGACCCTCGACCCGGATCTGCGGCCCACCTACCCGCTCGCCGGTCGCCCCGGTCCGGCCTCCGCCCGCGGCGGCAAGCTCGCCCTGCCCGCCCACCGGATGACCACCGCCACAGCCAGCGGCGCGTACCCGTTCGTGGCCGAGGGCGGCCTGGGCGCCGAAGGGGTGTTCATCGGCCGCGATGTGCACGCGGAGGCGGCCTTCTGCTTCGACCCGTTCTCGCTCTACAACAGCGGCAGGGTGGAGGGCTTCACCAACCCCAACGCGGTCCTGGCCGGGATCATCGGCATGGGCAAGTCGGCGCTGGCGAAGTCGATCGCCACCCGGTCGATCGCCCACGGCTACCGGATCTACATCCCCTGCGATCCCAAGGGAGAGTGGACCGGCGTTTCGCAGGCCCTCGGCGGCTACAGCATCGCCCTGGGCCCGGGGCTCCCTGGACGGTTGAACCCGCTGGACGCTCCGGCCCGCCCCGCCTCCGTGAGCGAGGAGGACTGGTTCACGGAGGTTCGCAAGCGCCGTCTGCTGCTGCTGGCCAGCCTCGCCCGCACCGTGCTGAAGCGCGACCTGCTGCCGATGGAGCACACCGCCCTCGACCTGGCCCTGGACCTGGTCGTCGCTGACGCCGCCGCCCGGGGCACGGTGCCGCTGCTCGGCGAGATCGCCCACGTACTCGGCTCCCCCGAACGCCTCGACCAGGCCCTCGGCCACCAGGCGGGGCACCTCGGTTCAGCCGCCCAGGACCTCGCCCATGCCCTGCGACGTCTCGTGCACGGCGACTTGAGCGGCATGTTCGACGCGCCGAGCACCGTTTCGTTCGACCCGACCACACCGATGCTGTCCATCGATCTCTCCCGTCTCGGCGGCTCCGGTGACGACACGGCACTGGTGCTCGCGATGACGTGCGCGAGCGCGTGGATGGAGTCAGCCCTCAGTGATCCCGATGGTGGTCGGCGCTGGGTGATCTACGACGAGGCGTGGCGGCTGATGCGGCACGTCGGGCTGCTGGAGCGGATGCAGAGCCAGTGGAAGCTCTCCCGAGGGCTGGGCATCGCGAACCTGATGGTGATCCACCGGCTCAGCGACTTGCTCTCGGCGGGCGACGCCGGCTCGCGCGGCCGGGTCCTGGCCGAGGGGCTCCTCGCGGACTGCAGCACGCGCATCATCTACCGCCAAGAGCCCGACCAGCTCGCCGCCGCTGCATCTCTGCTCGGCCTGACCGGCGTCGAGACCCAGGCGGTGTCCGCCCTGACCAAGGGCCGAGGTCTGTGGAAGGTCGCCGGCCGCTCGTTCATCACCCAGCACATCCTCCATCCGGCAGAGCGGGAGCTGTTCGACACAGACGCCCGTATGGCCGCCTAG
- a CDS encoding HEPN domain-containing protein: MGAPPKLTAREAFDLNLEDAEILVDLAKTLVNNRQRRMRREKRERLGDALSLPQKYWDELECLENDRVFVTFKPGHATLREKLQEPNLRPLLRQALVAACAAIETFCADRVMERYSTAIASTPPPGGLLELSMTVGDYLAIQEKYEKRGWGLRQVVEMEIRMRASPAPAQIGQLFSLVGEKKLMTRVDKRRKVAVNESTTELDRIVARRNLIAHTGDRSGRGRATITVDEVEADLATIVSIIDALDHETKPS, from the coding sequence ATGGGCGCGCCCCCGAAGCTGACGGCACGTGAAGCGTTCGACCTCAATCTCGAAGACGCTGAGATCCTGGTAGACCTTGCCAAGACCCTTGTCAATAACCGGCAGCGCAGGATGCGACGTGAGAAGCGGGAAAGACTCGGCGACGCTCTCTCCCTGCCGCAGAAGTACTGGGATGAGCTGGAGTGCCTGGAGAACGACCGGGTTTTCGTGACCTTCAAGCCAGGCCATGCCACTTTGCGAGAGAAGCTCCAGGAACCTAACCTCAGGCCTCTCCTGAGGCAGGCCCTCGTGGCCGCCTGCGCGGCCATAGAGACCTTCTGCGCAGACCGAGTCATGGAGCGCTACAGCACTGCCATTGCCTCCACCCCACCTCCAGGGGGGTTGCTTGAGCTGTCTATGACAGTGGGGGATTACCTCGCGATCCAGGAGAAGTACGAGAAACGAGGCTGGGGGCTTCGACAAGTCGTTGAAATGGAGATCCGGATGCGGGCCAGCCCCGCGCCTGCCCAGATCGGTCAGTTGTTCAGTCTCGTGGGCGAGAAGAAGCTCATGACCCGTGTCGACAAGCGGCGCAAGGTCGCTGTCAACGAGTCCACAACAGAGTTGGACCGGATTGTGGCTCGCCGCAACCTGATCGCCCACACCGGCGACCGCAGCGGACGCGGGCGCGCGACGATCACCGTCGACGAGGTCGAAGCAGATCTGGCAACGATCGTGTCGATTATCGATGCCCTAGATCACGAGACCAAGCCCTCCTGA
- a CDS encoding TraM recognition domain-containing protein, which produces MAPRSGKTSGLAIPAILSAPGPVLLTSNKAANDAFTTTVDARAEVGTIWTLDPQQIAHHPREMWWDILADARDLAGAKRLAGHFVTASVDESSGSDFWSTAASNTLGALFLAAASHRRPITDVLAWLAMPADRTPVDLLTDAGHHAVAAQLQGTVSGATETRDGIYETARQYASCLLDPDVAAWVTPNDDLPEFQPFAFATSRDTLYLLSKDGGGSASAIIAAAADAVMRAAVIVAERSGGRLDPPALCVLDEAANVCRISDLPDLYSHLGSRGVIPMTILQSYRQGQRCWGEAGMDALYSAATIKIIGSSIDDADFADRLSRQVGDHDVQTTSVSTSEGGKSTSVSMRTERILPPDAIRALPKGKVLLLATGIRVAMLNLKPWYKEPSAKVVGPASARATKAITERALAKSIGQDDLGLSA; this is translated from the coding sequence ATGGCCCCGCGTTCCGGCAAGACGTCCGGGCTGGCGATCCCCGCGATCCTCTCGGCACCGGGCCCGGTCCTACTCACCAGTAACAAAGCCGCGAACGATGCCTTCACCACCACGGTGGACGCCCGTGCCGAGGTCGGCACGATCTGGACCCTCGATCCGCAGCAGATCGCCCATCACCCGCGCGAGATGTGGTGGGACATCCTCGCTGACGCCCGCGATCTCGCCGGGGCTAAGAGGTTGGCGGGGCACTTCGTGACCGCGAGCGTGGACGAGTCCAGCGGCTCCGACTTCTGGTCCACCGCCGCGAGCAACACCCTCGGTGCCCTCTTCCTCGCCGCCGCGTCCCACCGGCGGCCGATCACCGACGTCCTGGCCTGGCTCGCGATGCCGGCCGACCGCACCCCGGTGGACCTGCTCACCGACGCCGGCCACCATGCGGTCGCCGCCCAGCTCCAGGGCACCGTCTCCGGCGCGACCGAAACGCGCGACGGCATCTACGAGACGGCGAGGCAGTACGCGAGCTGCCTGCTCGACCCGGACGTCGCCGCCTGGGTCACCCCCAACGACGACCTTCCCGAGTTCCAGCCGTTCGCCTTCGCCACGTCCCGCGACACCTTGTACCTGCTGAGCAAGGACGGCGGCGGCAGCGCGTCCGCGATCATCGCTGCAGCGGCCGACGCCGTGATGCGCGCGGCCGTGATCGTGGCCGAGCGCTCCGGCGGGCGACTCGACCCGCCCGCCCTGTGCGTCCTCGACGAGGCGGCGAACGTCTGCCGCATCTCGGACCTCCCTGATCTCTACAGCCACCTGGGCAGCCGAGGCGTCATCCCGATGACGATCCTGCAGTCCTACCGTCAGGGCCAACGGTGCTGGGGCGAGGCCGGGATGGACGCCCTGTACTCCGCCGCCACCATCAAGATCATCGGATCTAGCATCGACGACGCGGACTTCGCCGACCGGCTCAGCCGTCAGGTCGGCGATCACGACGTCCAGACCACCTCGGTGTCGACCAGCGAGGGCGGCAAGTCCACCTCGGTGAGCATGCGCACGGAACGGATCCTTCCGCCGGACGCCATCCGCGCCCTGCCCAAGGGCAAGGTTCTGCTGCTGGCCACCGGCATCCGGGTCGCCATGCTCAACCTCAAGCCCTGGTACAAGGAGCCCTCCGCCAAGGTGGTCGGCCCGGCTTCCGCTCGCGCCACGAAGGCCATCACCGAGCGTGCCCTCGCGAAGAGCATCGGCCAGGACGATCTTGGACTGTCGGCATGA
- a CDS encoding DnaB-like helicase N-terminal domain-containing protein, producing MNPLMSAEQAVLGAALLDPEQLTHLEWLAADHFYRPVHQALFDALRKLRNDGHPALSADGPLPLSWVTDAVEEAGKHVRGLTAAYAHTLIQACPRTEHAPVYGRMVLEGAIHRTVARHAIRLHQAARADAVQGEVEGALRTADVLTGVLTDLARRWGTDPRPVPPTAGPSAATDIPPSAQSGQVAEDERFLLAVLAEQPGAMGEVVAWLRPGDFADPTHGQLYRCLGALHHRGEPIDRITLLWEAQRRGLLADGTVSSEQLTAVCEGMVPGSADWFGQRVMRSSVTRTAAASARAIRTLAQDEVLGPGRLINHALHELGPLDEVRARWATANSSPAPKTTASAPSAAEPPPDRVKAARARSTPRPGASPPAPASRLPTLSAARPPSRGHP from the coding sequence GTGAACCCGCTGATGAGCGCCGAGCAGGCGGTCCTCGGTGCCGCACTCCTCGACCCCGAGCAGCTCACGCACCTGGAGTGGCTCGCTGCGGACCACTTCTATCGGCCCGTCCACCAGGCGCTGTTCGACGCCCTCCGCAAGCTGCGCAACGACGGGCATCCCGCGCTCTCGGCCGATGGTCCGTTGCCGCTGTCGTGGGTGACCGACGCGGTCGAGGAGGCCGGAAAGCACGTGCGCGGGCTGACCGCGGCGTACGCCCACACCCTGATCCAGGCGTGTCCCCGAACCGAGCACGCCCCGGTGTACGGACGCATGGTGCTGGAGGGGGCGATTCACCGCACCGTCGCCCGGCACGCGATCCGTCTCCACCAGGCGGCTCGGGCCGACGCCGTCCAGGGCGAGGTCGAGGGAGCCTTGCGCACGGCGGACGTCCTGACCGGCGTACTCACCGACCTTGCACGACGCTGGGGAACCGACCCTCGACCGGTCCCACCCACCGCTGGGCCCTCTGCCGCCACGGACATCCCGCCTTCGGCGCAAAGCGGCCAGGTCGCCGAGGACGAGCGGTTCCTCCTGGCCGTCCTCGCCGAACAGCCGGGGGCCATGGGCGAGGTGGTGGCCTGGCTGCGGCCGGGAGACTTCGCCGACCCGACCCACGGGCAGCTCTACCGGTGCCTGGGCGCGCTGCACCACCGAGGCGAACCCATCGACCGGATCACCCTGCTCTGGGAGGCCCAGCGACGCGGCCTGCTGGCCGACGGCACAGTGTCGAGCGAGCAGCTGACCGCCGTCTGCGAAGGCATGGTCCCCGGCAGCGCCGACTGGTTCGGACAGCGGGTGATGCGCTCCTCCGTCACCCGCACCGCCGCCGCCTCCGCGCGAGCCATCCGGACCCTGGCCCAGGACGAGGTTCTGGGGCCCGGCCGGCTGATCAACCACGCCCTGCACGAACTCGGTCCGCTCGACGAGGTACGTGCCCGTTGGGCCACCGCGAACAGCAGTCCGGCTCCGAAGACCACGGCATCCGCTCCGTCGGCGGCCGAGCCGCCGCCCGACCGAGTGAAGGCCGCCCGCGCCCGCAGCACACCCCGCCCAGGCGCGTCACCCCCAGCCCCGGCCAGCCGTCTCCCCACGCTGTCAGCAGCCCGACCACCCTCGCGCGGCCACCCGTGA
- a CDS encoding DUF4913 domain-containing protein — MADTSPTSPGPEPYRVPDADLDDLASTLAKTMAEVRQHGVILDRLGSEPDPGAIQPPDGAPEAEAADGKKPDGPASVFILALGGKEYAVELAALSDWVNYLFLPVYGREISTSRPWCAHWHEHPEAVARLHALWLAWQQFTDTEAGLSGPSTWHRDHLDQTLAHLRAPDGPFAACTTSATRPNHRVLATPAPEQAGVAA; from the coding sequence ATGGCCGACACCAGCCCGACCTCCCCCGGCCCCGAGCCGTACCGCGTCCCCGACGCAGACCTCGACGACCTCGCCAGCACCCTCGCCAAGACCATGGCCGAGGTCAGGCAGCACGGCGTCATCCTCGACCGCCTCGGCTCCGAGCCCGACCCCGGCGCCATCCAGCCGCCGGACGGCGCTCCGGAAGCCGAGGCGGCTGACGGGAAGAAGCCCGACGGCCCCGCCTCGGTGTTCATCCTCGCCCTGGGCGGCAAGGAGTACGCCGTCGAACTCGCTGCCCTCAGCGACTGGGTGAACTACCTCTTCCTGCCGGTGTACGGCCGGGAGATCAGCACGAGCCGTCCATGGTGCGCGCACTGGCACGAACACCCCGAGGCCGTCGCCCGGCTCCACGCACTCTGGCTCGCCTGGCAGCAGTTCACCGACACGGAGGCCGGCCTGTCCGGCCCCTCGACCTGGCACCGCGACCACCTGGACCAGACCCTGGCGCACCTGCGTGCGCCCGACGGACCGTTCGCGGCCTGCACGACCAGCGCAACTCGCCCCAATCACCGGGTGCTGGCCACCCCGGCGCCCGAGCAGGCGGGGGTGGCGGCGTGA
- a CDS encoding glycosyl hydrolase: MNDILDFGLADLSPVDDDSEEAMEALWAGDLTVLSQHHTTPNGSHSFVLAHDRSVTWGIPGEPQLVAIAVARDLRQSTFTFETSHHATAPFAQNWLAERGCPLERIALHGGDYIEPADDLTLQVEQQIQKSGTRYEVLDTYTSDDNPSEAWTLVNDSQATQAPVRLFYEEWNHGAGTYTMREGAFPDVGVAQTWLDERSEPLPEPPEYSDHNGAVVRARIARIALSRSAGTSPTPRTGLDAPRASAAVPVQRAVQGRLL; this comes from the coding sequence GTGAACGACATTCTCGACTTCGGCCTCGCCGATCTATCGCCGGTCGACGACGACTCCGAGGAGGCGATGGAGGCTCTCTGGGCTGGCGACCTGACGGTGCTGTCCCAGCACCACACCACACCCAACGGTTCGCACAGCTTCGTCCTCGCCCACGACCGATCGGTCACCTGGGGGATACCCGGCGAGCCACAGCTCGTTGCGATCGCGGTCGCTCGGGATCTGCGGCAGTCCACGTTCACGTTCGAGACGAGTCACCACGCCACGGCGCCCTTCGCACAGAACTGGCTGGCAGAACGCGGCTGCCCGCTCGAACGGATCGCACTGCACGGTGGCGACTACATCGAGCCCGCCGACGACCTCACCCTCCAGGTGGAACAGCAAATCCAGAAGTCGGGCACCCGCTACGAGGTCCTCGACACCTACACCTCTGACGACAACCCCAGCGAGGCGTGGACACTCGTCAACGACTCCCAGGCCACCCAGGCACCGGTTCGCCTCTTCTACGAGGAGTGGAACCACGGCGCCGGCACGTACACGATGCGCGAAGGCGCCTTCCCCGACGTCGGAGTCGCCCAGACCTGGCTGGACGAGCGCAGTGAACCGCTGCCCGAGCCTCCGGAGTACAGCGACCACAACGGTGCTGTCGTCCGGGCTCGCATCGCCCGCATCGCCCTTTCCCGGTCCGCCGGAACCTCTCCGACACCGCGGACCGGGCTCGACGCGCCCCGCGCGTCGGCGGCGGTACCGGTCCAGCGCGCGGTCCAGGGGAGGCTGCTGTGA